A portion of the Acidobacteriota bacterium genome contains these proteins:
- a CDS encoding DUF362 domain-containing protein, protein MTHRSKTMTRRGFLAAGGGLALCGAAAGLAGGGHGAMQPPVPKPTAATATGKSRVVLVKTSDRKAGVRKSLEILGLNPGKGKSVLVKPNFNTSDPTPGSTHNDTLHELLAAVRDMGPKSLAVGDRSGPEPTEEVLAKLGIHELAAGFDAEVINLDELGEDGYVRFDPPGSHWKDGFLVARPVVETECVISTCCLKTHQFGGVFTMALKNSVGVVPRKGHGYMRELHGSPDMRKMIAEINWAYTPALVVLDGVEVFVDGGPMKGELRTANVFLAGTDRVAVDAAGLAVLRHLGSNKAVMETPIFAQEQIARAAELGLGAGSAAAIEIITADDESAEYAGAIEAILKA, encoded by the coding sequence ATGACACATCGATCGAAAACCATGACCCGGCGGGGATTTCTGGCGGCCGGGGGAGGCCTGGCACTCTGCGGCGCGGCGGCCGGGCTCGCCGGAGGCGGACACGGGGCCATGCAACCGCCCGTCCCGAAACCCACAGCCGCAACGGCAACCGGGAAATCCCGGGTCGTTCTGGTCAAGACATCCGACCGGAAAGCCGGCGTCCGAAAATCCCTGGAGATTCTGGGTCTCAATCCCGGAAAGGGCAAATCGGTTCTCGTCAAGCCGAACTTCAACACATCCGACCCGACACCCGGATCCACACACAACGACACGCTGCACGAACTGCTGGCCGCCGTCAGGGACATGGGCCCGAAAAGCCTGGCCGTCGGCGACCGCAGCGGCCCCGAACCGACCGAGGAGGTCCTGGCGAAACTGGGCATTCACGAACTGGCCGCCGGGTTCGACGCCGAGGTCATCAATCTGGACGAGCTCGGCGAAGACGGCTACGTCCGTTTCGACCCGCCCGGCTCCCACTGGAAGGACGGTTTTCTCGTCGCCCGGCCTGTCGTCGAAACCGAATGCGTCATCTCGACCTGTTGTCTCAAAACCCACCAGTTCGGCGGTGTCTTCACCATGGCCCTTAAAAACTCCGTCGGGGTCGTCCCCCGAAAAGGCCACGGTTACATGAGAGAGCTTCACGGCTCGCCCGACATGAGAAAAATGATCGCGGAAATCAACTGGGCCTACACGCCGGCGCTTGTCGTCCTGGACGGCGTTGAGGTCTTCGTCGACGGCGGACCCATGAAAGGCGAACTCCGGACAGCGAACGTGTTTCTGGCGGGAACGGACCGGGTGGCCGTGGACGCCGCGGGGCTTGCCGTTCTGAGACATCTCGGCAGCAACAAGGCCGTCATGGAGACGCCGATCTTCGCCCAAGAGCAGATCGCCCGGGCGGCCGAACTCGGCCTCGGGGCGGGTTCGGCCGCCGCAATCGAGATCATCACGGCCGACGACGAAAGCGCGGAATACGCCGGCGCTATCGAAGCGATCCTGAAAGCCTGA
- a CDS encoding sugar-transfer associated ATP-grasp domain-containing protein, which produces MAHSDRSRAGRVDDALHHLYNFIELVWRDLRTPAGLSPRFWLRSWRKGFCRFSFQLYGLDRKASDGYLSDVRALRTLWIDSLFREMIDNKAVFHALMICHGFPVPELHGVIRRGRFFDFGSGASMPAADIPVRLLPDGGRLAVKPLRGHSGAGFLRLSREESGVAVNGTLTEPGQLEALLAGLNLQVVTGFVVQGRYGSGLFPDTTNTLRIVTLIDPDTHEPFIARAVQRIGNSRSFPVDNFNLRRAGLCAPVDLDSGRLGPGVTVGKRCQVIRHDRHPETGGDIAGVEIPNWPDIRRGILDCARRFAFVPCFAWDIAVTEPGFTIIEGNSSTGVIFLQMHGPLLADPRVRRFYTYHRIVR; this is translated from the coding sequence ATGGCGCATTCCGACCGTTCCCGGGCCGGCCGGGTCGACGACGCGCTGCACCATCTTTACAATTTCATCGAACTGGTCTGGAGAGACCTCCGAACTCCCGCCGGGCTTTCTCCCCGTTTTTGGCTGCGTTCGTGGCGCAAGGGTTTTTGCCGGTTCAGTTTCCAACTCTATGGTCTCGATAGGAAGGCGTCCGATGGATATCTCAGCGATGTCCGGGCCCTGAGAACGCTTTGGATCGACTCCCTGTTCCGGGAGATGATCGACAACAAAGCCGTCTTCCATGCTCTGATGATTTGCCACGGATTTCCCGTTCCCGAATTGCATGGCGTCATCCGCCGCGGCCGGTTTTTCGACTTCGGATCCGGCGCCTCCATGCCGGCTGCCGACATTCCGGTCCGGCTTCTGCCGGATGGCGGCCGGTTGGCGGTGAAACCTTTGCGGGGTCATAGCGGTGCGGGCTTCCTGCGGCTGTCACGCGAGGAAAGCGGTGTGGCGGTCAACGGAACGCTGACCGAGCCGGGTCAATTGGAGGCCCTGCTGGCCGGTCTGAACCTGCAGGTTGTCACAGGGTTTGTGGTTCAGGGACGATACGGCTCCGGGCTGTTCCCGGATACCACCAACACCCTGCGCATCGTGACTCTGATCGATCCGGATACCCACGAGCCCTTCATCGCCCGCGCGGTTCAGCGTATCGGCAACTCCCGTTCTTTCCCTGTCGACAATTTTAATCTCAGACGAGCGGGATTATGCGCCCCGGTGGATCTTGACTCCGGCCGGCTTGGACCCGGAGTCACTGTCGGAAAACGCTGTCAGGTCATCCGGCACGACCGCCATCCCGAGACCGGGGGAGACATTGCCGGTGTCGAGATTCCGAATTGGCCGGACATCCGCCGCGGCATTCTTGATTGCGCCCGGCGCTTCGCCTTTGTTCCCTGCTTTGCCTGGGACATCGCGGTCACCGAGCCCGGATTCACAATCATCGAGGGCAATTCCTCAACGGGGGTCATATTTCTCCAAATGCACGGACCCCTCCTGGCCGACCCCCGGGTCCGCCGATTCTATACCTATCACCGCATTGTGCGCTGA
- a CDS encoding DPP IV N-terminal domain-containing protein produces the protein MTRRKFGLGSLGAGLILAMAMIPCLRALDASETEAPPLSLERIFASREFASERFGPARWMKDGRSYTTLEDSTDVEGGRDIVLYRTGTGGREILIPAASLIPSGEAKPLDIHDYVWSADSRRLLVMTNSRRVWRRNTRGDFWVLDRESGALTRLGRDFEESRLMFAKFSPDGGRAAYVYKNDIYEEEIETGRIVRLTWDGSEDIINGTSDWVNEEEFGIRDGFRWSPDGTRIAFWRFDQSRVKDFHMINNTDDLYPRIITFKYPKAGETNSAVFLGVVPSGGGPATWIQAPGDRRNHYIARMDWMPDGRGVVFQYLNRLQNTNILMIGDAATGDVRTVFVDRDDAWVDVMDEFLWVKNGTSLVWLSERNGWRQAFLVPRTGGEPVCLTPGAYDVISLSAVDDKGGWLYFIASPENPTQRYLHRVRLDGRGKLERLTPAGQSGTHSYALSPTAEWAFHTFTTFDAPPVVSLVKLPGHENVRVMAANAKLIEAVRSLKPASTEFFRVDIGDGVLLDGWSIKPPDFDPAKKYPLFIHVYGEPAGQTVLDRWGGNNRLWHQMLAEQGYVVVSLDNRGTPAPRGREWRKCIYGQVGILASADQAAALRALLKTWPFLDSERVGIWGWSGGGQMTLNAMFRYPELYKTGIAIAFVSHQKYYDTIYQERFMGLPRDNPEGYEQGSPLTFASRLEGNLFIAHGTADDNVHYQAFEALVNELIAHNKPFTMMSYPNRAHGISEGPNTTLHLYGAMTRFLLKNLSPAPLNRELE, from the coding sequence ATGACAAGACGAAAATTCGGCTTGGGAAGCCTTGGGGCCGGCCTAATCCTGGCGATGGCCATGATCCCGTGTCTTCGTGCCCTGGATGCTTCGGAAACCGAAGCGCCGCCGCTTTCGCTCGAGAGGATCTTCGCCTCCCGCGAATTCGCCTCCGAGCGGTTCGGTCCGGCCCGCTGGATGAAGGACGGACGATCTTATACAACCCTCGAGGATTCGACGGACGTCGAAGGCGGGAGGGACATCGTCCTCTACCGGACCGGCACGGGCGGTCGCGAAATCCTGATTCCGGCCGCCTCGCTGATACCCTCAGGCGAAGCCAAGCCTCTGGATATTCATGACTACGTCTGGTCGGCCGACAGTCGCCGCCTTCTCGTTATGACCAATTCCCGGCGCGTCTGGCGCCGGAATACGCGAGGCGACTTCTGGGTGCTCGATCGTGAAAGCGGGGCGCTGACGCGGCTGGGACGGGATTTCGAAGAGTCCCGGCTCATGTTCGCCAAATTCTCTCCCGACGGCGGCCGGGCGGCCTATGTCTACAAGAACGATATTTATGAGGAAGAGATTGAAACCGGCCGCATCGTGCGCCTGACCTGGGACGGGTCGGAGGACATCATCAACGGAACGTCGGACTGGGTCAACGAGGAGGAATTCGGCATCCGCGACGGCTTCCGGTGGAGCCCGGACGGAACCCGGATCGCCTTCTGGCGGTTCGATCAGTCCCGGGTCAAAGACTTCCACATGATCAACAACACGGACGATCTCTATCCGCGGATCATCACCTTCAAATACCCCAAGGCCGGCGAGACGAATTCCGCCGTCTTTCTGGGCGTCGTCCCTTCAGGAGGAGGTCCGGCGACCTGGATCCAGGCGCCCGGCGACCGGCGCAACCACTACATCGCCCGGATGGATTGGATGCCCGACGGCCGCGGCGTCGTCTTTCAGTACCTCAACCGGCTCCAGAACACGAACATCCTCATGATCGGAGATGCGGCAACCGGAGATGTCCGGACGGTTTTTGTCGATCGTGACGACGCCTGGGTGGACGTCATGGATGAGTTCCTCTGGGTGAAAAACGGAACCTCGCTTGTCTGGCTGAGCGAGCGGAACGGTTGGCGCCAGGCTTTTCTTGTGCCCCGGACCGGAGGAGAACCCGTGTGTCTCACGCCGGGCGCCTATGACGTCATTTCGCTCTCGGCCGTCGACGACAAGGGCGGCTGGCTGTATTTTATCGCCTCTCCAGAAAATCCGACGCAGCGTTATCTCCACCGCGTCCGCCTCGACGGCCGCGGGAAACTTGAGCGGCTGACTCCGGCCGGGCAGTCCGGCACGCACTCCTATGCCCTCTCGCCGACGGCGGAATGGGCGTTTCACACCTTCACGACGTTCGATGCTCCGCCGGTCGTTTCGCTTGTCAAGCTTCCCGGGCATGAAAACGTCCGTGTCATGGCGGCCAACGCAAAACTCATCGAGGCCGTCCGGTCGCTGAAGCCGGCCTCAACGGAATTTTTCCGCGTGGACATCGGGGACGGCGTACTCCTCGACGGCTGGTCCATCAAGCCTCCCGATTTCGACCCGGCGAAAAAATATCCCCTGTTCATCCACGTCTACGGCGAGCCGGCCGGCCAGACCGTCCTCGATCGCTGGGGAGGCAACAACCGGCTCTGGCACCAGATGCTGGCCGAGCAGGGCTACGTCGTCGTCAGCCTGGACAACCGCGGCACTCCGGCGCCCCGCGGCCGCGAATGGCGGAAGTGCATCTACGGCCAGGTCGGCATTCTTGCCTCGGCCGATCAGGCGGCGGCCCTGCGCGCGCTTCTGAAGACATGGCCGTTTCTCGATTCCGAACGGGTCGGGATTTGGGGCTGGAGCGGCGGGGGCCAGATGACCCTCAATGCCATGTTCCGCTATCCCGAACTCTACAAGACCGGAATCGCCATCGCCTTCGTCAGCCACCAGAAATACTACGACACGATCTACCAGGAGCGGTTCATGGGACTGCCCCGCGACAACCCGGAGGGATACGAACAGGGATCGCCGCTGACCTTCGCCTCCCGGCTCGAAGGGAATCTATTCATCGCCCACGGCACGGCCGACGACAACGTTCACTATCAGGCCTTCGAAGCCCTCGTCAACGAACTCATCGCCCACAACAAGCCGTTCACGATGATGTCCTACCCGAACCGGGCCCACGGCATTTCCGAGGGGCCGAACACGACGCTTCATCTCTATGGTGCGATGACCCGGTTTCTGCTGAAAAACCTTTCTCCAGCCCCCCTGAATCGCGAATTGGAGTAA